Proteins from one Sabethes cyaneus chromosome 2, idSabCyanKW18_F2, whole genome shotgun sequence genomic window:
- the LOC128738314 gene encoding ubiquitin-conjugating enzyme E2 N translates to MAALPRRIIKETQRLMQEPVPGISAVPDEQNARYFHVIVFGPEDSPFEGGLFKLELFLPEDYPMSAPKVRFITKIYHPNIDRLGRICLDILKDKWSPALQIRTVLLSIQALLSAPNPDDPLANDVAELWKVNEAEAIRNAKEWTQRYAIVDN, encoded by the coding sequence ATGGCTGCTCTTCCCCGTAGAATAATCAAAGAAACTCAACGCTTGATGCAAGAGCCCGTTCCCGGAATCAGTGCTGTTCCAGACGAACAAAATGCTCGCTATTTTCATGTGATTGTTTTTGGACCGGAAGACTCCCCATTCGAGGGAGGCCTATTCAAATTAGAATTGTTCCTACCGGAAGATTATCCAATGTCCGCaccaaaagtgcgattcatcaCGAAAATATATCATCCAAACATTGATCGACTGGGTCGCATATGTCTAGACATTTTGAAAGATAAATGGAGTCCAGCGCTACAGATTCGAACTGTACTGTTGTCTATTCAAGCCTTGCTAAGTGCCCCAAATCCAGATGATCCGCTTGCCAATGATGTAGCCGAGCTGTGGAAGGTTAACGAAGCGGAAGCAATCCGAAATGCTAAGGAATGGACTCAACGGTACGCGATTGTGGACAACTAA
- the LOC128738313 gene encoding uncharacterized protein LOC128738313 yields MALLAYNSRQIAHRGISLPNVWLLNLLTNRKSTSVDAIDSYINELIDNKTLKWKVLNNNNVTSVPKLASITAKPELANTTSSFKLTQIFDDLTSNPIVINIGQLEQQHVDNLVETALREGNQKDVYLLFEQMDQYQKLPSRNVLDMLLESFAKNVDRLRLVRLMELCRKSDAEFVSSSSSLLHYKALLQWKSGSSLNALNNFKDALRDCTCDSSKDVINRMLKEIVDETIGKKSEAVLLAVIEMGEFCMLQLKDDGILCYSWEKSFRSQWYSDQEAAKKIFDKHNDLRQGIARRLNKICFTYLQEYCVEQVYQLMELFLKYNMLLQCRLILIRLFEYQYWRRDLRACSEIIQNSINLDIPLPEIYNRKLLNLLLSGNGPRQNVHSPVIKGVVQKAKNYEYKF; encoded by the exons ATGGCTCTTCTGGCATACAATTCGCGACAAATTGCACACCGTGGCATATCGTTACCGAATGTGTGGCTGCTTAATTTATTGACGAATCGCAAAAGTACCAGTGTCGACGCAATAGATTCCTACATCAATGAATTGATTGAtaataaaactttaaaatgGAAAGTTCTTAATAATAATAACGTTACGAGTGTACCCAAACTAGCCAGCATAACAGCAAAACCAGAACTAGCTAACACAACATCTTCATTTAAACTGACTCAAATTTTCGACGATTTAACATCGAATCCGATTGTGATCAACATAGGTCAACTGGAACAACAGCACGTCGACAATCTGGTAGAAACTGCTCTTAGGGAGGGTAATCAAAAGGACGTTTATTTATTGTTCGAACAAATGGATCAATATCAGAAGCTTCCTTCAAGAAATGTGCTCGATATGCTGCTGGAAAGCTTTGCCAAAAACGTAGATCGATTGCGATTAGTTCGCCTGATGGAATTGTGCAGAAAATCCGACGCAGAGTTTGTATCTTCCAGTAGTAGCCTGTTACACTATAAGGCATTGCTGCAGTGGAAAAGTGGCAGCTCATTAAATGCACTGAATAATTTTAAGGACGCTCTTCGAGACTGCACTTGTGACTCGAGCAAGGACGTAATAAACCGAATGTTAAAGGAAATCGTCGACGAGACAATTGGAAAGAAGAGCGAGGCCGTGCTGCTGGCCGTCATTGAGATGGGCGAATTTTGTATGCTGCAGCTCAAAGATGATGGCATTTTATGTTATTCCTGGGAGAAGAGTTTTCGTAGTCAGTGGTATAGTGATCAAGAGGCTGCTAAAAAGATTTTTGATAAGCATAACGATCTCCGGCAGGGTATAGCAAGAAG GCTTAATAAAATATGCTTTACTTACCTGCAAGAGTACTGCGTCGAGCAAGTCTATCAGCTTATGGAACTGTTCCTCAAGTACAACATGCTGTTACAATGTCGACTTATTTTGATACGGTTATTTGAATATCAAT ATTGGCGACGCGATTTGCGAGCTTGCTCGGAAATAATTCAAAATTCTATCAATCTGGACATACCGCTACCCGAAATATACAAtcgtaaattgttaaatttattgCTGAGTGGAAACGGGCCTCGACAAAATGTGCATTCACCAGTAATTAAGGGGGTGGTGCAAAAAGCTAAAAATTATGAGtataaattttga
- the LOC128736233 gene encoding uncharacterized protein LOC128736233, which yields MGANESPGNANEGITHFMKLTSAIFYGTASFLITVVNKTVLTSYRFPSFLVLSLGQLAASIIVLFLGKHFSIVKFPDFNRDIPRRIFPLPLIYLGNMMFGLGGTQALSLPMFAALRRFSILMTMILELRILGVRPTTAVQVSVYAMVGGALLAASDDLSFNLHGYLFVMVTNSLTAANGVYMKKKLDTADMGKYGLMYYNSLLMFLPALVGTWLCGDLEKAWQFEAWNDPVFAIQFLLSCVMGFVLTYSTILCTQYNSALTTTIVGCLKNISVTYIGMFIGGDYVFSWLNSIGINISVAGSLLYTYVTFRKKSSTGGSGSMGSNQAADRKSLLPPAGRIDEARRLVYCAPAAASVQLHMLHGRDSFAWWPLAFLRALFSVVDLLLYTTSSTKGMCWKMLLRRQRFNELRRMWNMNLCTVTDQASPANESNSDHTPPVDEFTQEFLKNQIKLTDAQKLFLITGSSIAAILNPRRHDMIACLGETTGAGVAENIRQQMLSSTEGRLVLAEKPRINTRTVDMTALKKLPENSFGFHYVQFLEKHEITPDSRMEVRFMDNPELAYVITRYREVHDLIHAVTDMPTNMLGETAVKWVEAINIGLPMCYAGAVFGPLRLRPKQRQKYQQYYLPWAIQTGQRAKSLMCVYWEKRWDQDINELRKELNIDVLSTK from the exons ATGGGTGCCAATGAATCTCCAGGAAACGCCAACGAGGGAATTACTCATTTCATGAAGCTAACAAGTGCAATTTTTTATGGAACAGCCTCATTTCTAATCACCGTAGTCAACAAAACAGTACTCACTTCCTACCGGTTTCCGTCGTTTTTGGTGCTCAGTCTAGGTCAGCTTGCGGCTAGTATTATCGTTTTATTTCTGGGAAAGCACTTTAGTATAGTAAAATTTCCGGATTTCAACCGAGACATTCCGAGAAGAATCTTCCCGTTGCCATTGATTTACTTGGGAAACATGATGTTTGGCCTGGGTGGCACGCAAGCACTCAGCTTGCCAATGTTCGCCGCTCTGCGACGATTCTCTATCCTAATGACAATGATCCTCGAGCTGAGGATTCTCGGCGTCCGGCCCACGACTGCAGTACAGGTCAGCGTCTACGCCATGGTCGGCGGCGCCTTGCTCGCTGCTAGTGATGATCTTAGTTTTAACCTGCACGGCTACCTATTTGTGATGGTTACCAACAGCTTAACTGCTGCAAATGGAGTATATATGAAGAAGAAATTAGATACTGCCGATATGGGCAAATATGGACTGATGTACTACAACTCGCTTCTTATGTTTCTACCGGCACTTGTTGGAACATGGTTGTGCGGTGATCTAGAGAAAGCCTGGCAATTTGAAGCGTGGAACGATCCTGTGTTTGCCATACAGTTCCTGCTTTCCTGCGTGATGGGTTTCGTTCTGACCTACAGTACCATTCTCTGCACACAATACAATTCAGCATTAACGACAACCATCGTGGGATGTTTGAAAAACATCAGTGTAACTTACATCGGTATGTTCATCGGAGGAGATTACGTGTTCTCCTGGCTCAATTCCATCGGAATCAACATCAGCGTTGCAGGATCGTTATTATACACGTACGTGACATTTCGAAAAAAGAGTTCCACCGGAGGGTCTGGCTCTATGGGCAGTAACCAGGCGGCGGATCGCAAATCTTTGCTGCCCCCGGCCGGTCGAATCGACGAA GCCCGCCGTTTAGTTTACTGCGCGCCAGCTGCTGCATCGGTACAGTTGCACATGCTCCACGGAAGAGATAGTTTCGCATGGTGGCCGTTAGCTTTCCTACGTGCATTGTTTTCGGTTGTAGATTTGCTGCTATATACCACATCTTCGACGAAAGGAATGTGTTGG AAAATGCTACTACGAAGGCAACGCTTTAACGAGCTTAGGCGTATGTGGAATATGAACTTATGTACAGTAACCGACCAAGCTTCACCAGCGAACGAATCCAACTCGGATCATACACCGCCGGTAGATGAATTTACGCAGGAATTTCTCAAAAATCAAATTAAGCTCACCGATGCTCAAAAGCTGTTTTTAATTACTGGAAGTTCGATTGCTGCAATCCTAAATCCAAGAAG GCATGACATGATAGCTTGTTTGGGCGAAACGACTGGCGCAGGCGTAGCTGAAAATATTCGACAGCAGATGTTATCCTCGACAGAAGGACGACTCGTCCTAGCGGAGAAACCTCGCATCAATACCCGCACCGTGGATATGACTGCTCTTAAGAAACTCccggaaaatagttttggctttCATTACGTACAATTTCTAGAGAAACAC GAAATCACGCCCGATTCGCGCATGGAAGTCCGATTTATGGACAATCCAGAGCTTGCATACGTTATAACACGATACCGTGAGGTTCATGACCTGATTCATGCTGTTACCGACATGCCGACCAACATGCTTGGCGAAACCGCTGTCAAATGGGTAGAAGCGATTAACATCGGATTGCCCATGTGTTATGCAGGCGCTGTTTTTGGTCCATTGCGATTGCGACCAAA GCAACGACAAAAATACCAGCAATATTATCTTCCGTGGGCCATCCAGACAGGTCAACGAGCCAAATCGCTAATGTGCGTCTATTGGGAGAAACGATGGGATCAAGATATCAATGAATTACGAAAGGAGCTCAATATTGACGTTCTTTCTACAAAGTGA
- the LOC128737245 gene encoding SOSS complex subunit B homolog, producing the protein MTSGLHGSQHPIEIIAIKDIYPGLKNINAIFIVLEVGPVTLTKENREVRTFKVADQSAAINVSIWDEPGKLLMPGDIVRLTKGYAAVWRQCLTLYSGKNGEIHRLGDFCFTFNELINMSEPNPSLTGGNPHGNGGVGAGNTTGKGGRQQIQSEPGPSGSQSQTGTKVGSQGSRFAVPSSTEPSKAPKNAPRTGRSGQAKSSSAKNERR; encoded by the exons ATGACTTCTGGCTTACACGG CTCGCAACATCCAATTGAAATCATAGCCATAAAGGACATCTATCCTGGGCTGAAAAATATAAATGCTATATTCATAGTGCTTGAGGTAGGTCCCGTAACGCTGACGAAAGAAAACCGGGAGGTCAGAACGTTCAAGGTAGCGGACCAAAGTGCCGCTATCAATGTGTCGATATGGGACGAACCGGGCAAGTTGTTGATGCCGGGAGATATTGTTCGTTTAACCAAGGGCTATGCAGCGGTTTGGCGCCAGTGCCTAACACTATATTCCGGGAAAAATGGGGAAATTCATCGATTAGGTGATTTTTGCTTTACCTTTAACGAGCTTATCAACATGAGCGAACCAAACCCGAGTCTAACCGGTGGCAATCCGCATGGTAATGGTGGTGTAGGAGCAGGCAATACCACAGGAAAAGGTGGTCGGCAGCAAATTCAAAGTGAACCTGGACCTTCCGGGTCGCAGAGTCAAACCGGTACTAAAGTAGGCTCACAAGGATCGAGATTTGCTGTTCCTTCCAGTACGGAACCAAGTAAAGCTCCCAAAAATGCTCCTCGAACAGGTCGCAGTGGGCAGGCTAAGAGTTCCTCGGCGAAAAATGAGAGGAGATAG